The Streptomyces sp. NBC_01689 genome includes a window with the following:
- a CDS encoding HhH-GPD-type base excision DNA repair protein codes for MDISLHIAQDPDADELLGRSPLAALIGMLLDQQVPMEWAFKGPLTIAGRLGTDDLDAHEIAAYDPEKFTALLSAKPAVHRYPGSMANRIQQLCQYLVEQYDGDAAAVWNDAGTGAELLRRLHELPGFGAQKAQIFLALLGKQLGVRPKGWREAAGAYGEPKAFRSVADITGPESLAKVRAHKQELKAAGR; via the coding sequence ATGGACATCAGTCTTCACATCGCCCAGGATCCCGACGCCGACGAACTCCTCGGCCGCAGCCCGCTCGCCGCCCTCATCGGCATGCTGCTCGACCAGCAGGTGCCGATGGAGTGGGCGTTCAAGGGGCCCCTCACCATCGCCGGGCGCCTCGGCACCGACGACCTGGACGCCCACGAGATCGCGGCGTACGACCCGGAGAAGTTCACCGCGCTGCTCTCGGCGAAACCCGCCGTGCACCGCTACCCCGGCTCGATGGCCAACCGGATCCAGCAGCTGTGCCAGTACCTCGTGGAGCAGTACGACGGAGACGCCGCCGCCGTCTGGAACGACGCCGGCACCGGCGCGGAGCTCCTCCGCCGCCTCCACGAGCTGCCCGGCTTCGGCGCCCAGAAGGCCCAGATCTTCCTGGCCCTCCTCGGCAAGCAGCTCGGCGTCCGCCCCAAGGGCTGGCGCGAGGCCGCGGGCGCCTACGGCGAGCCGAAGGCGTTCCGCTCGGTCGCCGACATCACGGGCCCGGAGTCCCTGGCGAAGGTCCGGGCCCACAAACAGGAACTCAAGGCCGCCGGCAGGTGA
- a CDS encoding siderophore-interacting protein — protein MGQGHGWEGAVLKLLRGKDFTFTVTGAEDVTPHYRRLRFTDGGMLAATGVHPTLWVRLWFDNAGKPHQRAYTLVDPDPAAGTFGLEFALHEGRASDWARAARPGDTIEATVQGTAFTDPDPAPSHVFAVADPASLPALNSLLDAIGQAPATIWFETDHGVDGLPFRTVPSRHTVRPVPRRDQGAHLVAEVRTDLPGLLEGEPDPYVWIACDTATTRSLTAWVRRELALPKQRVNAMGYWRTT, from the coding sequence ATGGGCCAGGGGCACGGCTGGGAGGGCGCGGTGCTCAAGCTGCTGCGCGGCAAGGACTTCACGTTCACCGTGACCGGAGCCGAGGACGTCACTCCGCACTACCGGCGGCTGCGCTTCACGGACGGCGGCATGCTCGCGGCGACCGGGGTCCACCCCACGCTGTGGGTCCGGCTGTGGTTCGACAACGCGGGGAAGCCGCACCAGCGGGCGTACACCCTGGTCGATCCCGATCCGGCGGCCGGCACCTTCGGTCTGGAGTTCGCCCTGCACGAGGGCCGCGCCTCGGACTGGGCACGGGCGGCCCGCCCCGGGGACACCATCGAGGCGACGGTCCAGGGCACCGCGTTCACGGACCCGGACCCCGCCCCCTCCCATGTCTTCGCGGTCGCCGACCCGGCCTCGCTGCCCGCCCTCAACTCCCTGCTGGACGCGATCGGGCAGGCCCCCGCGACGATCTGGTTCGAGACGGACCACGGCGTGGACGGGCTCCCCTTCCGCACGGTTCCCTCCCGCCACACCGTCCGCCCGGTGCCCCGCCGCGACCAGGGCGCCCACCTCGTCGCCGAGGTCAGGACGGACCTCCCCGGCCTCCTGGAGGGCGAGCCGGACCCGTACGTCTGGATCGCCTGCGACACCGCGACGACCCGCTCCCTGACGGCCTGGGTCCGCAGGGAACTCGCCCTGCCGAAGCAGCGCGTCAACGCCATGGGCTACTGGCGTACGACCTGA
- a CDS encoding penicillin acylase family protein produces the protein MTAELYRDPWGIPHLRAGSALELAHAQGRTTAVDRAWQLEVERHRSRGTSAAFLGAGEASWDVFARRARLDDTARRCFTTLERRDPETAAWVVRYVDGVNEGLPEGARRTPEFARTGLVPGRWEPWTPLGVWLATHILFAGFPAKLWREEVVRRLGAEAVGLFATDGPGTSGSNGWLVTGERTATGRPVIAGDPHRFIEEPGVYQQIHLSCPEFDVVGLAVPGVPGIAHFAHTGTVAWAITNAMADYQDLYRERLRRTGNGGQDLEALDPDGRWRAVTRHLETVEVAGGAPVEVEVIETARGPVVIGGSDADQASGEDQGSGEDQESREGHGAVPEGPEGADGRGAVGPVSLRYPPRVTGDLGFSALLPLLRAREVADVDRAFDLWAEPVNVVQAADTAGGVLHRVAGRVPVRGRDNRTRIVAAWEPGHEWRGWHETPYGTVEDGIAVMANQRGPATPLGVEFAPPHRAARIRELLTSRTAWPAPDMAAVHMDTHLASAAPLLDHLAALDGLTPRAAALRDRLLLWDRRMEADSTGAAAYAAVRTGVVRRLAAHPVLAVLADPPAYPEVLRPWLALLPRVGFALENLLRAEELYGIDRADLVRAAVEEAAARPLGVWGDSHRLAPWRALTGDAYEEPGLAGDHDCVLCTSAVPGVGDLSARGPAARYVWDLADRDNSLWVVPFGASGVPGSAHHRDQLPLWLRGELVPVSTDWNRLTREPSPVPHDTPAAVRDHEENHDH, from the coding sequence GTGACCGCCGAGCTCTACCGTGACCCCTGGGGTATCCCCCACCTGCGCGCCGGGAGCGCGCTCGAACTCGCCCACGCCCAGGGCCGTACCACCGCCGTCGACCGCGCCTGGCAGCTGGAGGTCGAACGGCACCGCTCGCGCGGCACCTCCGCCGCGTTCCTCGGCGCCGGGGAGGCCTCCTGGGACGTGTTCGCCCGCCGGGCCCGGCTCGACGACACCGCGAGACGCTGCTTCACCACCCTGGAGAGGCGGGACCCGGAGACCGCCGCGTGGGTCGTCCGCTACGTGGACGGGGTCAACGAGGGACTCCCCGAAGGCGCCCGCCGCACCCCGGAGTTCGCCCGGACCGGGCTCGTGCCCGGCCGCTGGGAGCCCTGGACCCCGCTCGGCGTCTGGCTGGCCACCCACATCCTGTTCGCCGGATTCCCCGCCAAGCTCTGGCGCGAGGAGGTCGTCCGGCGGCTCGGCGCCGAGGCCGTGGGGCTCTTCGCCACCGACGGCCCCGGCACCTCCGGCAGCAACGGCTGGCTCGTCACCGGGGAACGGACCGCCACCGGGCGGCCGGTGATCGCGGGCGACCCCCACCGCTTCATCGAGGAACCCGGCGTCTACCAGCAGATCCACCTCTCCTGCCCCGAGTTCGACGTCGTCGGCCTCGCCGTCCCCGGCGTCCCGGGCATCGCGCACTTCGCCCACACGGGCACGGTCGCATGGGCCATCACCAACGCCATGGCCGACTACCAGGACCTGTACCGGGAACGGCTGCGCCGGACCGGGAACGGCGGCCAGGACCTGGAGGCACTCGATCCGGACGGCCGGTGGCGGGCGGTGACCCGGCACCTGGAGACGGTCGAGGTCGCGGGCGGCGCACCGGTCGAGGTCGAGGTGATCGAGACCGCGCGCGGACCGGTCGTCATCGGGGGGAGCGACGCGGACCAGGCGAGCGGGGAGGACCAAGGGAGCGGGGAGGACCAGGAGAGCCGGGAGGGTCACGGCGCGGTCCCGGAGGGTCCGGAGGGCGCCGACGGCCGCGGAGCCGTCGGGCCCGTCAGCCTCCGCTATCCGCCCCGCGTCACCGGGGATCTCGGCTTCAGCGCCCTGCTCCCGCTGCTGCGGGCCCGCGAAGTGGCCGACGTGGACCGGGCGTTCGACCTCTGGGCCGAGCCCGTCAACGTCGTCCAGGCCGCCGACACCGCGGGCGGGGTGCTGCACCGGGTCGCCGGCCGGGTCCCGGTCCGCGGCCGGGACAACCGCACCCGGATCGTCGCCGCCTGGGAGCCCGGACACGAGTGGCGGGGCTGGCACGAGACGCCGTACGGGACCGTCGAGGACGGCATCGCCGTGATGGCCAACCAGCGCGGACCCGCGACCCCGCTCGGCGTCGAGTTCGCCCCGCCGCACCGCGCCGCGCGCATCCGCGAACTGCTCACCTCCCGGACCGCCTGGCCGGCCCCCGACATGGCGGCCGTCCACATGGATACTCATCTCGCCTCCGCCGCCCCGCTGTTGGACCACCTCGCCGCCCTCGACGGGCTCACCCCGCGGGCGGCGGCCCTGCGTGACCGGCTGCTGCTGTGGGACCGCCGGATGGAGGCCGACAGCACCGGAGCGGCGGCGTACGCGGCGGTCCGCACCGGAGTCGTACGACGGCTCGCCGCCCACCCCGTCCTCGCCGTACTGGCCGACCCGCCCGCGTACCCCGAGGTGCTGCGCCCCTGGCTCGCCCTGCTCCCCCGCGTCGGCTTCGCCCTCGAAAACCTGCTCAGGGCCGAGGAGTTGTACGGCATCGACCGTGCCGACCTGGTGCGTGCCGCGGTCGAGGAGGCGGCCGCGCGGCCGCTCGGGGTCTGGGGTGACAGCCACCGCCTCGCCCCCTGGCGGGCACTGACCGGCGACGCGTACGAGGAACCGGGGCTCGCCGGCGACCACGACTGCGTGCTCTGCACCTCGGCCGTCCCCGGCGTCGGCGACCTGAGCGCACGCGGCCCGGCCGCCCGCTACGTCTGGGACCTCGCCGACCGTGACAACAGTCTCTGGGTGGTGCCGTTCGGCGCCTCCGGGGTCCCCGGCTCGGCCCACCACCGCGACCAGCTGCCCCTGTGGCTGCGGGGGGAACTGGTCCCCGTCAGCACCGACTGGAACCGACTGACCCGGGAACCGTCACCGGTCCCGCACGACACCCCGGCAGCCGTCCGGGACCACGAGGAGAACCATGACCACTGA